A window of Syngnathoides biaculeatus isolate LvHL_M chromosome 9, ASM1980259v1, whole genome shotgun sequence contains these coding sequences:
- the gucy1a1 gene encoding guanylate cyclase soluble subunit alpha-1 isoform X2: MYRMRLGMRAVNDEGHVQYTADGKTLAACCADCREEPEHLLEMMTAHSAKTGVPMEALRVSLGEELFDMCYEEDGHILRVVGGALHDFLNSFNVLLKQSNASRADRGDRVNQASVLCLDKDPGLLTVYFFNPRATTELFFPGVIKAAARLLYHTAVDVLMDPPGAKDAILQSNPQHSLLYTVVVKGDKSLSPSPLRATSAGTLPTSLFSTIFPFHLILDQDLVLVQIGHGLRKRLSRKEGLRRASTFQEHFCIVCPQIKCTFQGILTMLNTQFVLRIKHGVSGSDNTVKLMDLKGQMIYVSESNVILFLGSPCVDKLEELTGRGLYLSDIPIHNALRDVVLVGEQAKAQDGLKKRLSKAKAALEQAHQALEEEKKKTVDLLFSIFPGTVAQQLWQGQTVQAKNFERVTLLFSDLVGFTAVCSLCTPMQVITMLNELYTRFDHHCGELDVYKVETIGDAYCVAGGLHKESDTHALQIALMALKMMELSDEVKTPTGEPIQMRIGLHTGSVLAGVVGVRMPRYCLFGNNVTLANKFESCSQPRKINVSPTTHRLLKERPEFVFIPRGRQELPANFPDDIPGVCYFLEASFKSSQLTRK, translated from the exons ATGTATCGTATGCGGCTAGGGATGCGCGCTGTAAACGACGAGGGGCACGTACAGTACACAGCCGACGGGAAGAC CCTCGCGGCCTGTTGCGCGGACTGCAGGGAAGAACCGGAGCATTTATTGGAAATGATGACCGCTCACTCGGCCAAGACAG GGGTCCCGATGGAAGCCTTGAGGGTGTCCCTCGGCGAGGAGCTCTTCGACATGTGCTACGAGGAGGACGGGCACATCTTGCGGGTGGTGGGGGGCGCCCTCCACGACTTCCTCAACAGCTTCAACGTGCTGCTGAAGCAGAGCAACGCGTCCCGAGCAGACCGAGGGGATCGTGTAAACCAAGCATCCGTGCTTTGCTTAGACAAAGATCCGGGTCTGCTCACCGTCTACTTCTTCAACCCTCGCGCCACCACTGAGCTCTTCTTCCCCGGGGTCATCAAGGCAGCCGCCCGTCTGCTGTATCACACGGCCGTGGATGTGCTGATGGACCCCCCCGGCGCCAAAGACGCCATCCTTCAATCCAACCCCCAGCACAGTCTTCTATACACGGTGGTCGTCAAGGGGGATAAAAGCCTGAGCCCCAGTCCTCTGCGGGCGACCTCAGCTGGGACACTTCCTACCTCTCTGTTTTCCACTATCTTCCCCTTCCATCTCATCCTGGACCAGGACCTGGTCCTAGTGCAAATCGGGCACGGGCTCAGGAAGCGACTGAGCAGGAAGGAGGGACTGAGGCGTGCTTCCACCTTCCAAGAACACTTCTGCATCGTGTGCCCTCAGATCAAATGCACGTTTCAAGGCATCCTGACCATGCTCAACACCCAGTTTGTCCTCCGGATCAAGCACGGGGTCTCCGGATCTGACAACACAGTAAAG CTCATGGACCTCAAGGGCCAAATGATCTACGTTTCAGAGTCCAACGTGATCTTGTTCCTGGGCTCGCCGTGTGTGGATAAACTGGAGGAGCTAACGGGCCGCGGCCTGTACCTGTCCGACATCCCCATTCACAACGCGCTGCGGGACGTGGTCCTGGTCGGCGAGCAGGCCAAAGCGCAGGACGGCCTGAAGAAGCGTCTCAGCAAGGCCAAAGCGGCATTGGAGCAGGCCCACCAGGCCCttgaagaggaaaagaagaagaccgtGGACCTCCTGTTCTCCATCTTCCCCGGCACCGTAGCTCAGCAGCTGTGGCAGGGCCAGACGGTCCAAGCCAAGAATTTTGAGCGGGTCACCTTGCTGTTTTCTGACCTGGTGGGCTTCACAGCCGTTTGCTCGCTCTGCACACCCATGCAAGTGATCACCATGCTCAACGAGCTCTACACCAGGTTTGACCACCATTGTGGCGAGCTTGATGTTTACAAG GTGGAGACCATTGGGGATGCGTATTGTGTAGCCGGCGGCCTCCACAAGGAGAGCGACACTCACGCGCTCCAGATTGCACTGATGGCCTTAAAGATGATGGAGCTATCCGACGAAGTCAAGACGCCGACGGGGGAACCAATACAG ATGCGCATCGGCCTGCACACCGGATCCGTGCTGGCCGGCGTAGTCGGCGTGCGGATGCCGCGTTACTGCCTGTTCGGAAATAACGTCACCCTGGCCAACAAGTTTGAGTCGTGCAGCCAACCTCGGAAAATCAACGTCAGCCCGACGACGCACAG ATTGCTGAAGGAGCGTCCagagtttgttttcattccCAGGGGCAGGCAGGAGCTTCCGGCCAACTTCCCGGACGACATTCCTGGTGTTTGTTACTTTTTAGAGGCTTCTTTCAAATCTTCGCAACTGACACGGAAATGA
- the gucy1a1 gene encoding guanylate cyclase soluble subunit alpha-1 isoform X1: MFCARLKELKISGECPFSKSNQQQKQKGKDEDEEPQQRRQGGDDTGESSAVHGGRTARRLAPSLRSGRAKVNLQTLGESVRKLACPQFQRLHAALQRTMKQSRNSESLAACCADCREEPEHLLEMMTAHSAKTGVPMEALRVSLGEELFDMCYEEDGHILRVVGGALHDFLNSFNVLLKQSNASRADRGDRVNQASVLCLDKDPGLLTVYFFNPRATTELFFPGVIKAAARLLYHTAVDVLMDPPGAKDAILQSNPQHSLLYTVVVKGDKSLSPSPLRATSAGTLPTSLFSTIFPFHLILDQDLVLVQIGHGLRKRLSRKEGLRRASTFQEHFCIVCPQIKCTFQGILTMLNTQFVLRIKHGVSGSDNTVKLMDLKGQMIYVSESNVILFLGSPCVDKLEELTGRGLYLSDIPIHNALRDVVLVGEQAKAQDGLKKRLSKAKAALEQAHQALEEEKKKTVDLLFSIFPGTVAQQLWQGQTVQAKNFERVTLLFSDLVGFTAVCSLCTPMQVITMLNELYTRFDHHCGELDVYKVETIGDAYCVAGGLHKESDTHALQIALMALKMMELSDEVKTPTGEPIQMRIGLHTGSVLAGVVGVRMPRYCLFGNNVTLANKFESCSQPRKINVSPTTHRLLKERPEFVFIPRGRQELPANFPDDIPGVCYFLEASFKSSQLTRK, translated from the exons ATGTTCTGCGCCAGGCTGAAGGAGCTGAAGATATCCGGCGAATGTCCGTTCTCCAAAAGCAACCAGCAGCAGAAGCAGAAGGGGAAGGACGAAGATGAGGAGCCGCAGCAGCGGCGCCAGGGTGGCGATGACACCGGCGAGAGCTCCGCCGTGCACGGCGGCAGAACCGCGCGCCGCCTCGCTCCCAGCCTGAGGAGCGGCAGAGCCAAAGTCAACCTGCAGACCCTCGGAGAGAGCGTTCGCAAACTGGCTTGTCCCCAG TTTCAGCGGCTGCACGCTGCCCTCCAAAGAACGATGAAGCAAAGCAGGAACTCGGAAAG CCTCGCGGCCTGTTGCGCGGACTGCAGGGAAGAACCGGAGCATTTATTGGAAATGATGACCGCTCACTCGGCCAAGACAG GGGTCCCGATGGAAGCCTTGAGGGTGTCCCTCGGCGAGGAGCTCTTCGACATGTGCTACGAGGAGGACGGGCACATCTTGCGGGTGGTGGGGGGCGCCCTCCACGACTTCCTCAACAGCTTCAACGTGCTGCTGAAGCAGAGCAACGCGTCCCGAGCAGACCGAGGGGATCGTGTAAACCAAGCATCCGTGCTTTGCTTAGACAAAGATCCGGGTCTGCTCACCGTCTACTTCTTCAACCCTCGCGCCACCACTGAGCTCTTCTTCCCCGGGGTCATCAAGGCAGCCGCCCGTCTGCTGTATCACACGGCCGTGGATGTGCTGATGGACCCCCCCGGCGCCAAAGACGCCATCCTTCAATCCAACCCCCAGCACAGTCTTCTATACACGGTGGTCGTCAAGGGGGATAAAAGCCTGAGCCCCAGTCCTCTGCGGGCGACCTCAGCTGGGACACTTCCTACCTCTCTGTTTTCCACTATCTTCCCCTTCCATCTCATCCTGGACCAGGACCTGGTCCTAGTGCAAATCGGGCACGGGCTCAGGAAGCGACTGAGCAGGAAGGAGGGACTGAGGCGTGCTTCCACCTTCCAAGAACACTTCTGCATCGTGTGCCCTCAGATCAAATGCACGTTTCAAGGCATCCTGACCATGCTCAACACCCAGTTTGTCCTCCGGATCAAGCACGGGGTCTCCGGATCTGACAACACAGTAAAG CTCATGGACCTCAAGGGCCAAATGATCTACGTTTCAGAGTCCAACGTGATCTTGTTCCTGGGCTCGCCGTGTGTGGATAAACTGGAGGAGCTAACGGGCCGCGGCCTGTACCTGTCCGACATCCCCATTCACAACGCGCTGCGGGACGTGGTCCTGGTCGGCGAGCAGGCCAAAGCGCAGGACGGCCTGAAGAAGCGTCTCAGCAAGGCCAAAGCGGCATTGGAGCAGGCCCACCAGGCCCttgaagaggaaaagaagaagaccgtGGACCTCCTGTTCTCCATCTTCCCCGGCACCGTAGCTCAGCAGCTGTGGCAGGGCCAGACGGTCCAAGCCAAGAATTTTGAGCGGGTCACCTTGCTGTTTTCTGACCTGGTGGGCTTCACAGCCGTTTGCTCGCTCTGCACACCCATGCAAGTGATCACCATGCTCAACGAGCTCTACACCAGGTTTGACCACCATTGTGGCGAGCTTGATGTTTACAAG GTGGAGACCATTGGGGATGCGTATTGTGTAGCCGGCGGCCTCCACAAGGAGAGCGACACTCACGCGCTCCAGATTGCACTGATGGCCTTAAAGATGATGGAGCTATCCGACGAAGTCAAGACGCCGACGGGGGAACCAATACAG ATGCGCATCGGCCTGCACACCGGATCCGTGCTGGCCGGCGTAGTCGGCGTGCGGATGCCGCGTTACTGCCTGTTCGGAAATAACGTCACCCTGGCCAACAAGTTTGAGTCGTGCAGCCAACCTCGGAAAATCAACGTCAGCCCGACGACGCACAG ATTGCTGAAGGAGCGTCCagagtttgttttcattccCAGGGGCAGGCAGGAGCTTCCGGCCAACTTCCCGGACGACATTCCTGGTGTTTGTTACTTTTTAGAGGCTTCTTTCAAATCTTCGCAACTGACACGGAAATGA
- the gucy1a1 gene encoding guanylate cyclase soluble subunit alpha-1 isoform X3, translating into MMTAHSAKTGVPMEALRVSLGEELFDMCYEEDGHILRVVGGALHDFLNSFNVLLKQSNASRADRGDRVNQASVLCLDKDPGLLTVYFFNPRATTELFFPGVIKAAARLLYHTAVDVLMDPPGAKDAILQSNPQHSLLYTVVVKGDKSLSPSPLRATSAGTLPTSLFSTIFPFHLILDQDLVLVQIGHGLRKRLSRKEGLRRASTFQEHFCIVCPQIKCTFQGILTMLNTQFVLRIKHGVSGSDNTVKLMDLKGQMIYVSESNVILFLGSPCVDKLEELTGRGLYLSDIPIHNALRDVVLVGEQAKAQDGLKKRLSKAKAALEQAHQALEEEKKKTVDLLFSIFPGTVAQQLWQGQTVQAKNFERVTLLFSDLVGFTAVCSLCTPMQVITMLNELYTRFDHHCGELDVYKVETIGDAYCVAGGLHKESDTHALQIALMALKMMELSDEVKTPTGEPIQMRIGLHTGSVLAGVVGVRMPRYCLFGNNVTLANKFESCSQPRKINVSPTTHRLLKERPEFVFIPRGRQELPANFPDDIPGVCYFLEASFKSSQLTRK; encoded by the exons ATGATGACCGCTCACTCGGCCAAGACAG GGGTCCCGATGGAAGCCTTGAGGGTGTCCCTCGGCGAGGAGCTCTTCGACATGTGCTACGAGGAGGACGGGCACATCTTGCGGGTGGTGGGGGGCGCCCTCCACGACTTCCTCAACAGCTTCAACGTGCTGCTGAAGCAGAGCAACGCGTCCCGAGCAGACCGAGGGGATCGTGTAAACCAAGCATCCGTGCTTTGCTTAGACAAAGATCCGGGTCTGCTCACCGTCTACTTCTTCAACCCTCGCGCCACCACTGAGCTCTTCTTCCCCGGGGTCATCAAGGCAGCCGCCCGTCTGCTGTATCACACGGCCGTGGATGTGCTGATGGACCCCCCCGGCGCCAAAGACGCCATCCTTCAATCCAACCCCCAGCACAGTCTTCTATACACGGTGGTCGTCAAGGGGGATAAAAGCCTGAGCCCCAGTCCTCTGCGGGCGACCTCAGCTGGGACACTTCCTACCTCTCTGTTTTCCACTATCTTCCCCTTCCATCTCATCCTGGACCAGGACCTGGTCCTAGTGCAAATCGGGCACGGGCTCAGGAAGCGACTGAGCAGGAAGGAGGGACTGAGGCGTGCTTCCACCTTCCAAGAACACTTCTGCATCGTGTGCCCTCAGATCAAATGCACGTTTCAAGGCATCCTGACCATGCTCAACACCCAGTTTGTCCTCCGGATCAAGCACGGGGTCTCCGGATCTGACAACACAGTAAAG CTCATGGACCTCAAGGGCCAAATGATCTACGTTTCAGAGTCCAACGTGATCTTGTTCCTGGGCTCGCCGTGTGTGGATAAACTGGAGGAGCTAACGGGCCGCGGCCTGTACCTGTCCGACATCCCCATTCACAACGCGCTGCGGGACGTGGTCCTGGTCGGCGAGCAGGCCAAAGCGCAGGACGGCCTGAAGAAGCGTCTCAGCAAGGCCAAAGCGGCATTGGAGCAGGCCCACCAGGCCCttgaagaggaaaagaagaagaccgtGGACCTCCTGTTCTCCATCTTCCCCGGCACCGTAGCTCAGCAGCTGTGGCAGGGCCAGACGGTCCAAGCCAAGAATTTTGAGCGGGTCACCTTGCTGTTTTCTGACCTGGTGGGCTTCACAGCCGTTTGCTCGCTCTGCACACCCATGCAAGTGATCACCATGCTCAACGAGCTCTACACCAGGTTTGACCACCATTGTGGCGAGCTTGATGTTTACAAG GTGGAGACCATTGGGGATGCGTATTGTGTAGCCGGCGGCCTCCACAAGGAGAGCGACACTCACGCGCTCCAGATTGCACTGATGGCCTTAAAGATGATGGAGCTATCCGACGAAGTCAAGACGCCGACGGGGGAACCAATACAG ATGCGCATCGGCCTGCACACCGGATCCGTGCTGGCCGGCGTAGTCGGCGTGCGGATGCCGCGTTACTGCCTGTTCGGAAATAACGTCACCCTGGCCAACAAGTTTGAGTCGTGCAGCCAACCTCGGAAAATCAACGTCAGCCCGACGACGCACAG ATTGCTGAAGGAGCGTCCagagtttgttttcattccCAGGGGCAGGCAGGAGCTTCCGGCCAACTTCCCGGACGACATTCCTGGTGTTTGTTACTTTTTAGAGGCTTCTTTCAAATCTTCGCAACTGACACGGAAATGA